One Janthinobacterium sp. TB1-E2 genomic region harbors:
- the truA gene encoding tRNA pseudouridine(38-40) synthase TruA, with the protein MKRIVLGLQYDGTAWHGYQKQEDGQTVQDQLENALEQFARVRLATTCAGRTDTGVHALEQVVHFDTELNRDVHSWVRGVNAFLPKSIAVRWARELEGDPTVNDFFHARFSARARTYHYVLYNNATRSPLVEGRAGFFFRPLDVELMRQAVQPLLGWHDFTAFRAAQCQAKSPVKLMHDIRIERRGDCVIFTITANAFLHHMVRNLVGSLVYIGTGREKPEWLGHLLESKDRHAAAPTFMPDGLYLAQIDYDPKWALPQDSSSALPWF; encoded by the coding sequence TTGAAGCGTATCGTCCTCGGCCTGCAGTATGACGGCACGGCCTGGCACGGATACCAGAAGCAAGAAGACGGGCAAACGGTGCAGGACCAGCTGGAAAACGCGCTGGAGCAGTTTGCCCGCGTGCGCCTGGCCACCACGTGCGCCGGCCGCACGGATACGGGCGTGCATGCGCTCGAGCAAGTCGTGCACTTCGATACGGAATTGAACCGCGACGTGCACTCGTGGGTGCGCGGCGTCAACGCCTTCCTGCCGAAATCCATCGCCGTGCGCTGGGCCAGGGAACTCGAAGGCGATCCGACGGTCAACGATTTCTTCCACGCCCGCTTCAGCGCCCGTGCGCGCACCTATCATTATGTGTTGTACAACAACGCCACCCGTTCGCCGCTGGTGGAAGGGCGCGCCGGCTTCTTTTTCCGTCCGCTGGACGTGGAACTGATGCGCCAGGCCGTGCAGCCGCTCTTGGGCTGGCACGATTTCACGGCCTTCCGCGCCGCGCAATGCCAGGCCAAGTCGCCCGTTAAGCTCATGCATGACATCCGCATCGAGCGGCGCGGCGATTGCGTCATTTTCACGATTACGGCCAATGCCTTCCTGCACCACATGGTGCGCAATCTGGTCGGTTCGCTCGTCTACATCGGCACGGGGCGCGAAAAGCCGGAATGGCTCGGGCATTTGCTGGAAAGCAAGGATCGTCACGCGGCCGCACCCACCTTCATGCCGGACGGCCTGTACCTGGCGCAGATCGATTACGATCCGAAATGGGCATTGCCGCAAGACAGCAGCAGCGCCTTGCCCTGGTTCTGA
- a CDS encoding FimV/HubP family polar landmark protein produces MLLSPAASAAELGKITVLSAAGQPLRAEVELSAIKPGEASSLLAKLAPPDAYRQANVEFNPALNALTFAVENRNGKPFIRISSAQPVAEPMVDLLLELSSKSGRQVREYAFVLDTPEARQTRGAQVTAPAEPGKGKAAAEAAPAAAKKPAGEYKVRMGDTLSRIASELKPSGVSLDMMLVALYRANPDAFKGENMNRMQAGRILAVPGADTVRATGAAEAKGIVTAHAIDFEAYRNKLAGQVSQSKPAKAAEATQSTAGKIGATKVQEKPTAVSESQDKLKLSKAEPAAKSAGKSAVASEEDKIAKAKQVDEAAARVKELEKNVSDLEKLMAVKSKAMADKSAPAPAKPAEVAVSAPVVASVPAEAQPPVPKAKPVPLVKKPSPLEPTITDKINDHLGAIGIGLAALLAAVAALVVARRRKDAPPPPEDIAPVVEPEAPVASPSGLAPEDQQSEASNHLFGTGAAAAGVATAVGASMLDANETDPVAEADVYIAYGRDGQAEDILKEALRIHPERHAARLKLLEIYSARNDVRAFEDQASELYSLTRGQGEEWPQAAALGLALDPTNPLYGDTEDDAVVSLSKAAGDDVHGQSMDLPDEPPAPQANLAPAEPVSSVAARDARDPLDFDLDSLDFEPVSTSDPIVMPGPDSKPVSAAQDAQYDASMDFGLDLEPPAGPVNGVGAGLTPLPDPLKDVDLAHFDLDEPVAPAAAPVAAAEPSIDSLFDDAQTPATLPEAIPPAQEFDLSGIDLDLNDGKTASVGVDDPLSAIHMEMDTKLDLAIAYQEIGDKEGARELIDEVIKGGSEEQVAKANTMRALLS; encoded by the coding sequence GTGTTATTGTCACCGGCGGCATCCGCAGCCGAGCTGGGCAAGATTACGGTGCTGTCCGCCGCCGGCCAGCCGCTGCGCGCCGAGGTCGAATTATCGGCCATCAAGCCAGGCGAGGCGTCGAGCTTGCTGGCCAAGCTGGCGCCGCCGGACGCCTACCGCCAGGCCAACGTGGAATTCAATCCCGCGTTGAACGCGCTGACGTTTGCCGTGGAAAACCGCAATGGCAAGCCTTTCATCCGCATCAGCTCGGCGCAGCCGGTGGCCGAGCCCATGGTGGACTTGCTGCTGGAACTGAGCAGCAAGAGCGGACGCCAGGTGCGCGAATATGCGTTCGTGCTTGACACGCCGGAAGCGCGCCAGACGCGCGGCGCGCAAGTGACGGCACCGGCCGAACCGGGCAAAGGCAAGGCGGCCGCTGAAGCTGCCCCAGCCGCGGCGAAAAAACCGGCCGGCGAATACAAGGTCAGGATGGGCGACACCCTGAGCCGCATCGCCAGCGAACTGAAGCCATCGGGCGTGTCGCTCGACATGATGCTCGTGGCCCTGTACCGCGCCAATCCCGACGCCTTCAAGGGCGAAAACATGAACCGCATGCAGGCCGGGCGCATCCTGGCAGTGCCGGGCGCGGACACCGTGCGCGCCACCGGCGCTGCCGAAGCGAAGGGCATCGTGACGGCGCACGCCATCGATTTCGAAGCCTACCGCAACAAGCTGGCAGGCCAGGTGTCGCAAAGCAAGCCGGCCAAGGCGGCGGAAGCGACGCAAAGCACGGCCGGCAAGATCGGCGCGACCAAGGTACAGGAAAAGCCGACGGCCGTGAGCGAGTCGCAAGACAAGCTGAAACTGTCGAAGGCGGAACCGGCGGCCAAGTCGGCCGGCAAGAGCGCGGTGGCCAGCGAGGAAGACAAGATCGCCAAGGCCAAGCAGGTCGATGAAGCGGCTGCCCGCGTCAAAGAGCTGGAAAAGAACGTCAGCGACCTGGAAAAGTTGATGGCGGTCAAGAGCAAAGCCATGGCCGACAAGAGCGCCCCGGCGCCCGCCAAACCGGCCGAGGTCGCCGTCAGCGCACCGGTTGTTGCCAGCGTGCCAGCCGAAGCCCAGCCTCCCGTGCCCAAAGCGAAGCCGGTGCCGCTGGTGAAAAAACCGTCGCCGCTGGAACCGACCATCACCGACAAGATCAATGACCACCTGGGCGCCATCGGCATCGGCCTGGCTGCATTGCTGGCGGCCGTGGCCGCGCTGGTGGTCGCGCGTCGCCGCAAGGATGCGCCGCCGCCGCCCGAAGATATCGCGCCCGTGGTCGAACCGGAAGCGCCCGTGGCGTCGCCGTCCGGCCTGGCGCCGGAAGACCAGCAGTCCGAAGCGAGCAACCACCTGTTCGGTACGGGCGCCGCCGCTGCCGGCGTGGCTACCGCGGTGGGCGCCAGCATGCTCGACGCGAATGAAACGGACCCGGTCGCGGAAGCGGACGTGTATATCGCTTACGGCCGCGATGGCCAGGCGGAAGATATCCTCAAGGAAGCCTTGCGCATCCACCCGGAACGCCATGCCGCCCGCCTGAAGCTGCTGGAAATCTATTCGGCACGCAACGACGTGCGCGCGTTTGAAGACCAGGCCAGCGAGCTGTACAGCCTGACCCGGGGGCAGGGCGAAGAGTGGCCGCAGGCGGCCGCGCTGGGCCTGGCGCTCGATCCCACCAATCCCCTGTATGGCGATACGGAAGATGACGCCGTCGTCAGCCTGAGCAAGGCTGCCGGCGACGACGTGCATGGCCAGAGCATGGATTTGCCCGACGAGCCGCCAGCACCGCAGGCCAATCTGGCGCCGGCCGAGCCGGTGTCTTCCGTGGCGGCCCGCGATGCGCGCGATCCCCTCGATTTCGACCTCGACAGCCTCGATTTCGAACCCGTCTCCACCAGCGACCCGATCGTCATGCCGGGACCGGACAGCAAGCCGGTCTCCGCCGCGCAGGATGCGCAGTATGACGCCAGCATGGATTTCGGCCTGGACCTGGAACCGCCAGCCGGTCCCGTCAATGGCGTGGGCGCCGGCTTGACGCCGTTGCCTGATCCGTTGAAGGATGTCGACCTGGCCCATTTCGACCTCGACGAGCCCGTGGCGCCGGCTGCCGCGCCGGTCGCGGCGGCCGAGCCTTCCATCGACAGCCTGTTCGACGACGCGCAAACGCCTGCGACCTTGCCGGAAGCCATACCGCCGGCACAGGAGTTCGACCTGTCCGGCATCGACCTGGACCTCAACGACGGCAAGACGGCCAGCGTGGGCGTGGACGACCCGCTGTCGGCCATCCACATGGAAATGGATACCAAGCTGGACCTGGCGATCGCCTATCAGGAAATCGGCGACAAGGAAGGCGCGCGCGAGCTGATCGATGAGGTCATCAAGGGTGGTAGCGAAGAGCAGGTTGCGAAAGCCAATACCATGCGTGCGCTGTTGAGCTAG
- the asd gene encoding aspartate-semialdehyde dehydrogenase has product MKLVGLVGWRGMVGSVLMQRMQEEGDFAHIEPVFFTTSNTGGSAPAMAKNETILKDANNIAELSKCDIIISCQGGDYTSAVFPQLRASGWNGYWIDAASTLRMEKDAVIVLDPVNLHVIKDALGKGVKNYIGGNCTVSCMMMGLGGLFQHDLIDWMTSMTYQAASGGGAQHMRELLTQFGTINGSVKALLDNPASAILEIDRQVLATQHGYSPDEIKQFGAPLAGNLIPWIDKDLGNGQSKEEWKAGAETNKILGRGLDFGTKEIPVDGLCVRIGAMRCHSQALTIKLKKDVPLDEINDIIASNNEWVKFVPNTREASVRDLSPAAVTGSLTIPVGRVRKMSMGGEYLSAFTVGDQLLWGAAEPLRRMLRILLDA; this is encoded by the coding sequence ATGAAATTAGTTGGCTTGGTAGGTTGGCGCGGTATGGTCGGTTCGGTCCTGATGCAACGCATGCAGGAAGAGGGCGATTTCGCCCATATCGAACCGGTGTTTTTCACCACTTCGAACACGGGCGGCTCGGCGCCGGCCATGGCGAAGAATGAAACCATCCTCAAGGATGCCAACAACATCGCCGAACTGTCCAAGTGCGACATCATTATTTCCTGCCAGGGCGGCGACTACACGAGCGCCGTCTTCCCGCAGCTGCGCGCCAGCGGCTGGAATGGGTACTGGATCGATGCGGCCTCGACCTTGCGCATGGAAAAAGACGCCGTCATCGTGCTCGACCCCGTCAACCTGCACGTCATCAAGGATGCGCTGGGCAAGGGCGTCAAGAACTACATCGGCGGCAATTGCACCGTGTCGTGCATGATGATGGGCCTGGGCGGCCTGTTCCAGCACGATTTGATCGACTGGATGACGTCGATGACGTACCAGGCGGCATCGGGCGGCGGCGCGCAGCACATGCGCGAACTGCTGACGCAGTTCGGCACCATCAACGGTTCCGTCAAGGCGCTGCTGGACAACCCCGCATCCGCCATCCTGGAAATCGACCGCCAGGTGCTGGCCACCCAGCACGGCTATTCCCCGGATGAAATCAAGCAATTCGGCGCGCCGCTGGCCGGCAACCTGATCCCATGGATCGACAAGGACCTGGGCAACGGCCAGTCGAAGGAAGAGTGGAAGGCGGGCGCGGAAACGAACAAGATCCTCGGCCGCGGCCTCGATTTCGGCACCAAGGAAATTCCAGTCGACGGTCTGTGCGTGCGCATCGGCGCCATGCGCTGCCATTCGCAAGCCTTGACCATCAAGCTGAAAAAAGACGTTCCGCTCGATGAAATCAACGACATCATCGCCAGCAACAACGAATGGGTGAAATTCGTGCCGAACACGCGCGAAGCGTCCGTGCGCGACCTGTCGCCGGCCGCCGTCACGGGCAGCCTGACGATACCCGTCGGCCGCGTGCGCAAGATGAGCATGGGCGGCGAATACCTGTCCGCGTTCACCGTGGGCGACCAGTTGCTGTGGGGCGCGGCCGAGCCGCTGCGCCGCATGCTGCGCATCCTCTTGGACGCATAA
- the leuB gene encoding 3-isopropylmalate dehydrogenase yields the protein MKIAILPGDGIGPEIVAQAVKVLHVLGESFELETAPVGGAGYAAHGHPLPEATLALAKAADAVLFGAVGDYKYDNLERQFRPEQAILGLRKNLGLFANLRPAILYPELAGASTLKPEVVSGLDILIIRELTGDIYFGQPRGVRECPDGPFKGQREGFDTMRYAEGEIRRIAHVAFQAAQKRDKRLTSVDKANVLETFQFWKDIVTDVHKEYPDVALDHMYVDNAAMQLVRAPKKFDVMVTGNMFGDILSDAAAMLTGSIGMLPSASLDANNKGLYEPSHGSAPDIAGKGIANPLATILSAAMMLRYSLNREEQANRIEGAVKQVLAQGLRTADIHEAGTTLVGTEAMGDAVVKALG from the coding sequence ATGAAAATTGCAATCTTACCCGGCGACGGCATCGGTCCTGAAATCGTCGCGCAAGCCGTCAAGGTTTTGCATGTGCTGGGCGAATCGTTCGAACTGGAAACGGCGCCCGTGGGCGGCGCCGGCTATGCGGCCCATGGCCATCCCTTGCCGGAAGCCACCCTGGCGCTGGCGAAAGCGGCCGATGCCGTGCTGTTCGGCGCCGTGGGCGACTACAAATATGACAATCTGGAGCGCCAGTTCCGCCCCGAGCAGGCGATCCTGGGCTTGCGCAAGAACCTGGGCCTGTTCGCCAACCTGCGTCCGGCCATTCTGTATCCGGAACTGGCGGGCGCCTCGACCCTGAAGCCGGAAGTGGTGTCCGGCCTGGATATTTTGATCATCCGTGAATTGACGGGCGACATCTATTTCGGCCAGCCCCGCGGCGTGCGCGAGTGCCCGGACGGTCCGTTCAAGGGCCAGCGCGAAGGCTTCGACACTATGCGCTATGCGGAAGGCGAAATCCGCCGCATCGCCCACGTGGCTTTCCAGGCTGCGCAAAAGCGCGACAAGCGCCTGACCAGCGTGGACAAGGCGAACGTGCTGGAAACCTTCCAGTTCTGGAAAGACATCGTCACCGACGTGCACAAGGAATACCCGGACGTGGCGCTCGACCACATGTACGTCGATAACGCGGCCATGCAGCTGGTGCGGGCGCCGAAGAAATTCGACGTCATGGTGACCGGCAATATGTTCGGCGACATCCTGTCGGATGCGGCCGCCATGCTGACGGGCTCGATCGGCATGCTGCCGTCGGCCTCGCTGGATGCCAACAACAAGGGCTTGTACGAGCCATCGCACGGTTCGGCGCCCGATATCGCGGGCAAGGGCATCGCCAATCCGCTGGCGACGATCTTGTCGGCCGCCATGATGCTGCGCTATTCGCTGAACCGCGAAGAGCAGGCAAACCGTATCGAGGGCGCCGTCAAGCAGGTGCTGGCGCAGGGCTTGCGCACGGCCGACATCCATGAAGCGGGCACGACTTTGGTCGGTACCGAGGCCATGGGTGATGCAGTTGTAAAAGCACTGGGATAA
- the leuD gene encoding 3-isopropylmalate dehydratase small subunit yields MDKFTIYEGLVAPLDRANVDTDAIIPKQFLKSIHRSGFGPNLFDEWRYLDHGEPGQDNSRRPLNPEFVLNEPRYQGASILLTRKNFGCGSSREHAPWALDQYGFRAIIAPSFADIFFNNCYKNGLLPIVLSESQVEHLFNEVKAFPGYKLVVDLEQQCVRTSNGSVSYPFEIDAFRKYCLMNGLDDIGLTLRHADDIRAFEERHLHNQPWLANVI; encoded by the coding sequence ATGGATAAATTTACGATTTACGAAGGCCTGGTCGCCCCGCTGGACCGCGCCAACGTCGACACCGACGCGATTATTCCGAAGCAATTCCTGAAATCGATCCACCGCAGCGGTTTCGGCCCCAACCTGTTCGACGAATGGCGCTACCTCGACCATGGCGAGCCGGGCCAGGACAACAGCCGTCGCCCGCTGAACCCCGAGTTCGTGCTCAACGAGCCACGCTACCAGGGCGCTTCGATCTTGCTGACGCGCAAGAACTTCGGCTGCGGCTCCTCGCGCGAACATGCGCCGTGGGCGCTGGATCAATATGGTTTCCGCGCCATCATCGCGCCATCGTTTGCCGACATCTTCTTCAACAACTGCTACAAGAACGGCTTGCTGCCCATCGTGCTGTCGGAAAGCCAGGTCGAGCACCTGTTCAATGAAGTCAAGGCTTTCCCCGGCTACAAGCTGGTGGTGGACCTGGAGCAGCAATGCGTGCGCACCAGCAATGGTTCCGTGTCGTATCCGTTCGAGATCGACGCTTTCCGCAAATATTGCCTGATGAATGGCCTCGACGATATCGGCCTGACCCTGCGCCACGCCGACGATATCCGCGCCTTCGAAGAACGGCATCTCCATAACCAACCGTGGCTCGCCAACGTCATCTAA
- a CDS encoding lipoprotein codes for MKKLFALLIATVILSGCNTVSGIGRDVQKVGQVVTGAGGK; via the coding sequence ATGAAAAAACTCTTCGCCCTCCTTATCGCCACCGTCATCCTGTCTGGCTGCAACACCGTCTCCGGCATCGGCCGCGATGTGCAGAAAGTCGGCCAGGTTGTCACTGGCGCCGGCGGAAAATAA
- the leuC gene encoding 3-isopropylmalate dehydratase large subunit, which yields MMKTLYDKLWESHVVRAEDDGTTILYIDRHLLHEVTSPQAFDGLSVAGRQPWRISANLAVADHNVPTTSRVDGIADPVSRLQVETLDKNAKHYGLTYFNMNDKRQGIVHVIGPEQGATLPGMTVVCGDSHTSTHGAFGALAHGIGTSEVEHVLATQTLLQKKSKSMLVQVDGALPAGVTAKDIVLAIIGKIGTAGGTGYCIEFGGSAIRALSMEGRMTVCNMAIEAGARAGIIGVDDTTINYVKGRPFSPAGPHWERAVAYWRTLHSDPGARFDLVVTLNAAEIVPQVTWGTSPEMVVGVDGRVPDPDQEKDSVKRDAMEKALVYMNLKPNTAIEDIRIDKVFIGSCTNSRIEDLRAAAAVVRGKYRASNVTLALVVPGSGLVKDLAEREGLDRIFKDAGFEWREPGCSMCLAMNADRLEPGERCASTSNRNFEGRQGQGGRTHLVSPAMAAAAGIAGHFVDVRGLR from the coding sequence ATGATGAAGACGCTTTACGACAAACTCTGGGAATCCCACGTTGTTCGGGCCGAAGATGATGGCACGACAATTTTGTATATCGACCGGCACCTGCTGCACGAAGTCACCAGCCCGCAAGCCTTCGACGGCCTCAGCGTGGCGGGCCGCCAGCCATGGCGCATTTCCGCCAACCTGGCCGTGGCCGACCATAACGTGCCGACCACGAGCCGCGTGGACGGCATTGCCGATCCGGTCTCGCGCCTGCAGGTGGAAACCCTGGACAAGAACGCCAAGCACTACGGCTTGACCTACTTCAACATGAACGACAAGCGCCAGGGCATCGTGCACGTGATCGGCCCTGAACAGGGCGCGACCCTGCCCGGCATGACGGTCGTCTGCGGCGACTCGCACACGTCCACGCACGGCGCCTTCGGCGCGCTGGCGCACGGCATCGGCACGTCCGAAGTGGAACACGTGCTGGCCACGCAGACCTTGCTGCAAAAGAAATCCAAATCCATGCTGGTGCAAGTCGACGGCGCGCTGCCGGCCGGCGTGACGGCCAAGGATATCGTGCTGGCCATCATCGGCAAGATCGGCACGGCCGGCGGCACGGGCTACTGTATCGAGTTCGGCGGCTCGGCCATCCGCGCCCTGTCGATGGAAGGACGCATGACGGTGTGCAACATGGCCATCGAGGCGGGCGCGCGCGCCGGCATCATCGGCGTCGACGACACCACCATCAATTACGTCAAGGGCCGTCCGTTTTCGCCGGCCGGTCCGCACTGGGAACGCGCCGTTGCCTACTGGCGCACCCTGCATTCGGACCCGGGCGCCCGCTTCGACCTCGTCGTCACCCTCAATGCGGCCGAGATCGTGCCGCAAGTGACCTGGGGCACGTCGCCCGAAATGGTGGTCGGCGTCGATGGCCGCGTGCCTGACCCTGACCAGGAAAAAGACAGCGTCAAGCGCGATGCGATGGAAAAGGCGCTCGTCTACATGAACCTCAAGCCGAACACGGCCATCGAAGACATCCGCATCGACAAGGTCTTCATCGGTTCCTGCACCAATTCGCGCATCGAGGATTTGCGCGCGGCCGCCGCCGTGGTGCGCGGCAAGTACCGCGCCTCGAACGTCACCCTGGCGCTGGTCGTGCCCGGTTCCGGACTCGTCAAGGACCTGGCCGAGCGCGAAGGACTGGACCGCATCTTCAAGGATGCCGGTTTCGAATGGCGCGAGCCGGGCTGCTCCATGTGCCTGGCCATGAATGCGGACCGTTTGGAGCCGGGCGAACGCTGCGCTTCCACGTCGAACCGCAACTTCGAAGGTAGGCAAGGGCAGGGCGGCCGTACCCACCTGGTGTCGCCCGCGATGGCGGCGGCGGCGGGCATCGCCGGCCACTTTGTCGACGTGCGGGGATTGCGATGA
- a CDS encoding chemotaxis protein CheA, with product MDDMLKDFVVEAMDLAVNVEEHLLRLERDPDNKETLNAVFRSFHTIKGGAGFMGLPALVAACHLTENLFDALRTGAAPVTPIAIEAALQASGFVADQLTELANGAAPESLPAMPEELEHILTNAIEGKGMDAPAPAAAVAEVAAPVAEAAEIVVVAPAVAVAVATASADGLDWEAMYNAVVPEGSRVAAAPVSVAAAPAAVAAAAPATPAAAAAKPAGKNWDGAERREERPEVRHAAPVKEDSIRVDAVKLDALLEVAGESVQAANQAAVLLERLLQFKFEGQAATLMATLAETLERASRYSTELQRATLATRMQPVGRLFQKFPRLVRELAKDLGKDVELTIEGAETEVDRVVVDSLYDPLVHMLRNSLDHGVESPEARLAAGKPAKSYISLKAWQEANSVMIVLQDDGKGMDPVFLRSKAQQKGLISENAQLSNDECFQLVFLPGFSTKEVASSVSGRGVGMDVVKTAVEKNRGAIHIESSLGKGTKFAIRLPIELSIVPTMLVSTSGAALALPMAVVQRVVELPETFMEVGGAPVLKDQGRPLPVRSLAGSLGYESCSERVGIVVAAPQPYILAVEAVDGTADLVIKPMTAITVEGITGTARSAEGELVLVVGLSFLMDGCRGSVRMAA from the coding sequence ATGGACGATATGCTCAAGGATTTCGTCGTTGAGGCGATGGATCTTGCGGTTAATGTTGAAGAGCACTTGTTGCGCCTCGAGCGCGATCCTGACAACAAGGAAACACTGAATGCCGTGTTTCGTTCCTTCCACACCATCAAGGGCGGCGCCGGCTTCATGGGCTTGCCCGCGCTGGTGGCGGCCTGCCATCTGACGGAAAACCTGTTCGATGCCTTGCGCACGGGCGCCGCGCCCGTGACCCCGATCGCCATCGAGGCGGCGCTGCAAGCTTCCGGTTTCGTCGCCGACCAGCTGACGGAGCTGGCCAATGGCGCCGCGCCGGAAAGCTTGCCGGCCATGCCGGAAGAGCTGGAACACATCCTGACGAACGCCATCGAAGGCAAGGGCATGGACGCGCCTGCGCCAGCCGCCGCCGTGGCGGAAGTGGCCGCGCCCGTTGCCGAGGCCGCCGAAATTGTTGTGGTCGCGCCAGCCGTTGCCGTTGCCGTTGCCACTGCCAGCGCCGATGGCCTGGACTGGGAAGCCATGTACAACGCCGTCGTGCCCGAGGGTAGCCGGGTCGCTGCCGCGCCCGTGTCCGTCGCCGCTGCGCCTGCCGCCGTGGCCGCCGCCGCACCTGCTACACCTGCCGCTGCTGCCGCCAAACCGGCCGGCAAGAATTGGGATGGCGCCGAACGCCGTGAAGAGCGTCCGGAAGTGCGCCATGCCGCGCCCGTCAAGGAAGACAGCATCCGCGTCGACGCCGTCAAGCTCGACGCGCTGCTGGAAGTGGCCGGCGAATCCGTGCAGGCCGCCAATCAGGCCGCCGTGCTGCTCGAGCGCTTGCTGCAATTCAAATTCGAAGGCCAGGCCGCCACCCTGATGGCGACCTTGGCGGAAACCCTGGAACGCGCCTCGCGCTACTCGACGGAACTGCAGCGGGCCACCCTGGCCACGCGCATGCAGCCCGTCGGCCGCCTGTTCCAGAAATTCCCTCGCCTGGTGCGCGAACTGGCGAAAGACCTGGGCAAGGATGTCGAGCTGACCATCGAAGGCGCGGAGACGGAAGTCGACCGCGTCGTCGTGGACAGCCTGTACGATCCGCTCGTGCACATGCTGCGCAACTCGCTCGACCATGGCGTCGAATCGCCGGAAGCGCGCCTGGCCGCCGGCAAGCCCGCCAAATCGTATATTTCGCTGAAAGCCTGGCAGGAAGCGAACAGCGTCATGATCGTGCTGCAGGATGACGGCAAGGGCATGGACCCGGTCTTCCTGCGCAGCAAGGCCCAGCAAAAGGGCTTGATCAGCGAAAACGCGCAACTGAGCAACGACGAATGCTTCCAGCTGGTGTTCCTGCCGGGCTTCTCGACCAAGGAAGTCGCCTCCAGCGTTTCCGGCCGCGGCGTGGGTATGGACGTGGTGAAAACGGCCGTGGAGAAAAACCGCGGCGCCATCCATATCGAATCGTCGCTGGGCAAGGGCACGAAGTTCGCCATCCGCCTGCCGATCGAATTGTCGATCGTGCCGACCATGCTCGTGTCGACCTCGGGCGCCGCGCTGGCGCTGCCGATGGCGGTGGTGCAGCGCGTCGTCGAATTGCCGGAAACCTTCATGGAAGTGGGCGGCGCGCCGGTGCTGAAAGACCAGGGCCGTCCATTGCCCGTGCGTTCGCTGGCCGGCTCGTTGGGCTACGAATCGTGCAGCGAACGCGTCGGTATTGTTGTCGCTGCGCCACAGCCGTACATTCTCGCCGTGGAAGCCGTCGATGGCACGGCCGATCTCGTGATCAAGCCGATGACGGCCATCACGGTGGAAGGCATTACCGGTACTGCCCGCTCGGCCGAAGGCGAGCTGGTGCTAGTCGTGGGCCTATCTTTCCTGATGGATGGTTGCAGGGGAAGTGTGCGCATGGCTGCCTAG
- a CDS encoding protein phosphatase CheZ: MTNAADDFDALFDEVSAQSAAAAQPAPAAAPAPAVIADDDFDALFDSVSASAAVPAAAVAETPAAPEAAPVASADAPGDAADPVDQSDKPMFERLGGIVRLLHDSLRELGYDKALTEASSQIVDAQDRLEYVATLTEQAANKVLNTLDEGMPAQDVLSKKAKDMDSRWTALFDGKLSLEEFKALAGDSRQFAQAVSEATEAEKARLLEIMMAQDFQDITGQLIKKVVNITKTVENELAQLLRDNAPAEVREKLAQKPVPLMQGPSVPSVALDQDNVDDLLADLGF, from the coding sequence ATGACCAACGCCGCTGATGATTTCGACGCATTATTCGATGAAGTATCTGCGCAAAGTGCGGCCGCGGCTCAGCCCGCACCTGCCGCCGCGCCCGCTCCCGCCGTGATTGCGGATGACGATTTCGACGCGCTGTTCGACTCCGTGTCGGCCAGCGCCGCCGTGCCGGCAGCCGCCGTGGCAGAAACGCCAGCCGCGCCGGAAGCGGCGCCCGTGGCCAGCGCCGATGCGCCTGGCGACGCGGCCGATCCCGTCGACCAGTCCGACAAGCCGATGTTCGAGCGCCTGGGCGGCATCGTGCGCCTGCTGCACGATTCGCTGCGCGAACTGGGCTACGACAAGGCGTTGACGGAAGCGTCGTCGCAGATCGTCGACGCCCAGGACCGTCTGGAATACGTCGCCACCCTGACCGAACAGGCAGCCAACAAGGTTCTGAACACGCTCGACGAAGGCATGCCGGCGCAAGATGTGCTGTCGAAGAAGGCCAAGGACATGGACAGCCGCTGGACGGCCCTGTTCGATGGCAAGCTGAGCCTGGAAGAATTCAAGGCCCTGGCCGGCGATTCGCGCCAGTTCGCGCAAGCCGTTTCCGAAGCAACGGAAGCGGAAAAAGCGCGCTTGCTGGAAATCATGATGGCGCAGGACTTCCAGGACATCACGGGCCAGCTGATCAAAAAAGTGGTCAACATCACCAAGACGGTGGAAAACGAACTGGCCCAGCTGCTGCGCGACAACGCGCCGGCCGAAGTGCGCGAGAAACTGGCGCAAAAGCCGGTGCCGCTGATGCAGGGCCCGTCCGTGCCGTCGGTGGCGCTGGACCAGGATAATGTAGACGACCTTCTTGCGGATTTGGGATTCTAA